From the Caviibacter abscessus genome, one window contains:
- the hisS gene encoding histidine--tRNA ligase, whose translation MIQVLKGMKDIYFKDIEKFEYIVDTAKKVFSKYGYERIITPNVEELDLFKRSVGDETDVVSKEMYDFEDKGGRHIALRPEGTAGVVRAYLESKLYKSNPNIKWYYYGPMYRYEAPQKGRYREFNQVGIECFGTRNPMQDAQIISMACEFLEKLGISDLVVELNSLGNTESRAKYLEVLKKYLIDNYDKLSENSKIRCYKNPLRVLDSKEDSEIVENAPKLHDYFDCESKEFFEKLCYYLEKFNVNYVINDKLVRGLDYYSDTVFEIKSSKLGAQSTVLGGGRYDKLTQILSNTLTPAIGFAAGIERISLLLDENLLPNKKELVYIVYFEETKENLFKILDVLRKNDVYVEYEYEIKSFNSQMKKANKLGANKVIILGTEEIKNNQVSIKNYITGEQKIVNIENIAEEIK comes from the coding sequence ATGATACAAGTACTAAAAGGAATGAAAGATATATACTTTAAAGACATTGAAAAATTTGAGTACATAGTTGATACAGCAAAAAAAGTATTTAGTAAATATGGATATGAAAGAATAATAACACCTAATGTTGAAGAACTTGATTTATTCAAAAGAAGTGTAGGAGATGAAACAGATGTAGTTTCAAAAGAAATGTACGATTTTGAAGATAAAGGTGGAAGACATATAGCGTTAAGACCTGAGGGGACAGCAGGAGTTGTAAGAGCTTATTTAGAATCAAAACTATATAAATCAAATCCTAACATTAAGTGGTATTATTATGGTCCTATGTATAGATATGAAGCACCGCAAAAAGGAAGATATAGAGAGTTTAATCAAGTTGGTATTGAATGTTTTGGAACAAGAAATCCTATGCAAGATGCACAAATAATCAGTATGGCTTGTGAATTTTTAGAAAAATTAGGAATAAGTGATTTAGTAGTAGAATTAAATAGTTTAGGTAATACTGAAAGTAGAGCAAAATACTTAGAAGTATTAAAAAAATATTTAATAGATAATTATGATAAATTATCTGAAAATTCAAAAATAAGATGTTATAAAAATCCACTTAGAGTTTTAGATTCAAAAGAAGATAGTGAAATTGTGGAAAATGCTCCTAAGTTACATGATTATTTTGATTGTGAAAGTAAAGAATTTTTTGAAAAATTATGCTACTATCTTGAAAAATTTAATGTAAATTATGTAATTAATGATAAGTTGGTTCGTGGTTTAGACTACTATTCTGATACTGTATTTGAAATTAAATCATCAAAACTTGGGGCACAATCAACGGTTTTAGGTGGTGGAAGATACGATAAATTAACGCAAATATTATCAAATACCTTAACGCCTGCAATAGGTTTTGCAGCTGGAATAGAAAGAATATCTTTATTGCTTGACGAAAACTTACTTCCAAATAAAAAAGAGTTAGTTTATATCGTTTACTTTGAAGAAACAAAAGAAAACTTATTTAAAATATTAGATGTTTTAAGAAAAAATGATGTTTACGTTGAATATGAATATGAAATTAAAAGTTTTAATTCTCAAATGAAAAAAGCAAATAAACTTGGTGCAAATAAAGTAATAATATTAGGTACAGAAGAAATTAAAAACAATCAGGTATCTATTAAAAACTATATTACAGGTGAGCAAAAAATTGTAAATATAGAAAACATAGCTGAGGAGATAAAGTAA
- a CDS encoding 23S rRNA (pseudouridine(1915)-N(3))-methyltransferase RlmH: MLKINIISIGKIKEKYISDGIKEYQKRIEKYVNLKIIELNEEEDNVTAIQKESTRIIEEITNKRAYNILLDIKSNNLSSEQLASKIDKLTMSYSTINFIIGGSRGANDEVRKKCDYLLSFSNMTFPHQLFRLMLVEQIYRSICIINNIKYHK, from the coding sequence ATGCTTAAAATAAATATTATTTCTATTGGTAAAATAAAGGAAAAATATATTTCTGATGGAATAAAAGAATATCAAAAAAGAATTGAAAAATATGTGAATTTAAAAATTATTGAACTTAACGAAGAAGAGGATAATGTAACTGCTATACAAAAAGAATCAACTAGGATAATTGAAGAAATAACTAATAAAAGAGCATATAATATATTATTAGATATTAAATCAAATAATCTAAGTTCAGAACAATTAGCAAGTAAAATTGATAAACTTACTATGAGTTATAGTACAATTAACTTTATCATTGGAGGTTCTCGAGGTGCTAATGATGAAGTTAGAAAAAAATGTGACTATTTATTGAGTTTTTCCAATATGACTTTTCCACATCAGTTATTTAGATTAATGCTGGTAGAGCAGATTTATAGAAGTATTTGCATAATAAATAATATAAAATATCATAAATAA
- the mutL gene encoding DNA mismatch repair endonuclease MutL: MGKIKILDENVSNIIAAGEVVENPASMIKELLENSLDAGANNIYISVEDGGKYVKIVDDGVGMEIMDLYLSIERHATSKLRTKEDIFNLSTFGFRGEALASICAVSKFTMTSKTSDMKLGHRIMVIGGNIVKSDDVASKTGTVIEIRDLFYNTPARKKFLKKEQTENSNIKDIVMKIALANYNVSIKLEIDGKQSISTNGNGIDNTLFELFGKNIFKNLKKFKYGYLGNSEIFRGSKNYIYTYVNNRYCKSNLIERAVIDGYYTKLMKNKYPFAIIFYNINSSEVDVNVHPSKKIVKFSDDKIVYRVIKSAIEDFFYEDDRKTWTPTTYTNKEIEIKKEIHYVNDEDKKTTYIQSIFDVNEENNVSNFEIIAQVFNTYIMVKNEDSIDFYDQHAMHERIRYEKLKEEYANKKMTSKQLLIPEVIEFTSYDVNTVVNNLEIFKEFGFDIEQISETEIILREVPDFELRNTPKNIIKAMIDSISEDGEIKDIREKIIVSMSCRTAIMAGQKLKMEEMQALVEELHKINKFNCPHGRPVISQIKKEYLDKLSKRKV, encoded by the coding sequence ATGGGTAAAATTAAAATACTTGATGAAAATGTTTCAAATATAATTGCAGCTGGAGAAGTTGTTGAAAATCCTGCATCAATGATAAAAGAATTACTTGAAAATTCACTTGATGCTGGAGCTAATAACATATATATAAGTGTAGAAGATGGTGGAAAGTATGTGAAAATTGTAGATGATGGTGTAGGTATGGAAATTATGGACCTTTATTTATCAATTGAAAGACATGCAACTTCAAAATTAAGAACAAAAGAAGATATTTTTAATCTTAGTACTTTTGGATTTAGGGGAGAGGCACTAGCTTCTATTTGTGCTGTTTCAAAGTTTACTATGACTTCTAAAACTTCTGATATGAAATTAGGACATAGAATAATGGTTATAGGTGGAAATATTGTGAAATCTGATGATGTTGCAAGTAAAACAGGAACTGTAATAGAAATTAGAGATTTATTTTACAATACACCTGCAAGAAAAAAATTTTTAAAAAAAGAACAAACCGAAAATAGTAATATAAAAGACATAGTTATGAAAATTGCACTTGCAAATTATAACGTGTCAATAAAACTTGAAATTGATGGAAAACAAAGTATATCAACTAATGGTAATGGAATAGACAACACATTATTTGAACTTTTTGGCAAAAATATTTTTAAAAATTTAAAAAAATTCAAATATGGATATTTAGGAAATAGTGAAATTTTTAGGGGCTCAAAAAACTATATATATACATATGTAAATAATAGATATTGCAAATCAAATTTAATTGAAAGAGCTGTGATAGATGGATATTATACAAAATTAATGAAAAATAAATATCCTTTTGCTATTATTTTTTACAACATAAACTCTTCAGAAGTTGATGTAAATGTACATCCTTCAAAAAAAATAGTGAAATTTTCTGATGATAAGATAGTTTATAGAGTAATAAAAAGTGCAATAGAGGACTTTTTTTATGAAGATGATAGAAAAACTTGGACTCCTACTACATACACTAATAAAGAAATAGAAATAAAAAAAGAAATACACTATGTAAACGACGAAGATAAAAAAACTACGTATATTCAAAGTATATTTGATGTTAATGAAGAAAATAATGTTTCAAATTTTGAAATTATAGCTCAAGTTTTTAATACATATATAATGGTAAAGAATGAAGATAGTATTGATTTTTATGATCAACATGCTATGCATGAAAGAATAAGATACGAGAAGTTAAAAGAAGAATATGCAAACAAAAAAATGACAAGTAAACAACTTTTGATACCAGAAGTGATTGAATTTACAAGTTATGATGTAAATACTGTAGTTAATAATTTGGAAATTTTTAAAGAATTTGGATTTGATATAGAACAAATATCAGAAACAGAAATAATATTAAGAGAAGTTCCGGATTTTGAACTTAGAAATACGCCTAAGAATATAATAAAGGCTATGATAGATAGTATAAGCGAAGATGGAGAAATTAAAGATATAAGAGAAAAAATAATAGTTTCAATGTCTTGTAGAACAGCAATTATGGCAGGACAAAAACTTAAGATGGAAGAAATGCAAGCACTGGTAGAAGAATTACATAAAATAAACAAGTTTAATTGCCCTCATGGAAGACCTGTAATATCACAAATAAAGAAAGAATACCTTGATAAACTATCTAAGAGAAAAGTGTAA
- the aspS gene encoding aspartate--tRNA ligase, whose translation MYRTHKLNELRITNCNENVILSGWVSKIRNLGAFAFIDLRDRYGITQIVLKDDLMENVKIIKPESVIKVEGTVAKRSSINSKIETGEIEVIANNVEILSYSKPLPFEVDDENIQNENLRLTYRYIDLRRERMKKNIVKRNEMLFSIREFMNKEGFLDIDTPILAKATPEGARDFVVPSRIQKGNFYALPQSPQLFKQTLMIAGLDKYYQVAKCFRDEDLRADRQLEFTQIDMEMSFIEQEDIITLVEKLAKKVFKDVTGKDANYEFPRITYDYAMENYGSDKPDTRFEMKLIDIKDIVKGKGFSVFDNAQYIKAIVADKDFSRKNIKELEDYVKIYFKAKGLAYIKKENDVLNSSIIKFFDETTIKQLDEKLNIQNGQTCFIIADEKNIVLNAMGALRLKLANELEIIDNNKFNFLWVVDFPMFEYSEEEGRYKSQHHPFTNVKAEDRHLLESNDLENIKTDSYDLVLNGFEIGGGSIRIHDAKLQSLVFDRLLISKEEQEEKFGFLLEALKYGVPPHGGLAFGFDRWLMVMLNEVSIKEVIPFPKTNKGQDLMTGAPADIDEKQLKEDLMLNILNEKNI comes from the coding sequence ATGTATAGAACTCATAAATTAAATGAATTAAGAATAACAAATTGTAATGAAAATGTAATATTGTCAGGTTGGGTTTCTAAAATTAGAAATTTAGGAGCTTTTGCTTTTATTGATTTAAGAGATAGATACGGTATTACTCAAATAGTTTTAAAAGATGATTTAATGGAAAATGTAAAGATAATTAAACCAGAATCTGTAATAAAAGTAGAGGGAACAGTTGCTAAAAGAAGTTCAATTAACAGTAAAATAGAAACTGGAGAAATTGAAGTAATAGCAAATAATGTTGAAATTTTAAGTTATTCAAAACCGTTACCTTTTGAAGTTGATGATGAAAACATTCAAAATGAAAATTTACGTTTAACATATAGATATATTGATTTAAGACGTGAAAGAATGAAAAAAAATATAGTAAAAAGAAATGAAATGCTATTTTCAATTAGAGAATTTATGAATAAAGAGGGATTTTTAGATATAGATACGCCTATACTTGCTAAAGCTACTCCGGAGGGTGCAAGAGATTTTGTTGTACCAAGTAGAATACAAAAAGGTAATTTTTATGCACTACCTCAATCACCACAACTTTTTAAACAAACTCTTATGATAGCAGGGCTTGATAAATATTACCAAGTCGCAAAATGTTTTAGAGATGAGGATTTAAGAGCTGATAGGCAGCTTGAATTTACGCAAATTGATATGGAAATGTCTTTTATAGAACAAGAAGATATCATAACTTTAGTTGAGAAACTTGCTAAAAAAGTATTTAAAGATGTAACAGGAAAAGATGCTAATTATGAGTTTCCACGTATAACATATGATTATGCAATGGAAAACTATGGTAGTGATAAACCTGATACTAGATTTGAAATGAAGCTAATTGATATAAAAGATATAGTAAAAGGAAAAGGTTTTAGTGTATTTGATAATGCACAATATATAAAAGCAATAGTTGCTGATAAAGATTTTTCAAGAAAAAATATAAAAGAACTTGAAGATTATGTAAAAATATACTTTAAAGCTAAAGGACTTGCATATATTAAAAAGGAAAATGATGTATTAAATTCATCAATAATAAAATTCTTTGATGAAACTACTATAAAGCAACTTGATGAAAAATTAAACATACAAAATGGTCAAACTTGCTTTATAATCGCAGATGAAAAAAATATAGTTTTAAATGCAATGGGTGCTTTAAGATTAAAATTAGCAAATGAATTAGAAATAATTGACAATAATAAATTTAATTTCTTATGGGTTGTAGATTTTCCTATGTTTGAATATAGTGAAGAAGAAGGAAGATATAAATCACAACATCATCCATTTACAAATGTAAAAGCAGAAGACAGACATTTACTTGAAAGTAATGATTTAGAAAATATTAAAACAGATTCATATGACTTAGTTTTAAATGGATTTGAAATAGGTGGAGGAAGTATAAGAATACATGATGCAAAATTACAAAGTCTTGTATTTGATAGATTATTAATTTCAAAAGAAGAGCAGGAAGAAAAATTTGGATTTTTATTAGAAGCATTAAAATATGGAGTTCCACCACATGGAGGATTAGCATTTGGGTTTGATAGATGGCTTATGGTAATGTTAAATGAAGTATCTATTAAAGAAGTTATACCTTTCCCTAAAACAAATAAAGGACAAGATTTAATGACCGGAGCACCTGCTGATATTGATGAAAAACAATTAAAAGAAGATTTAATGTTAAATATATTAAATGAAAAAAACATTTAA
- the lysS gene encoding lysine--tRNA ligase → MPKDVETTQNTSYIMSEKIKKVEELKAMDIEPYGRYFDKKDNVIDILNYGKASDKVFVTAGRIVSYRRMGKNGFAHLKDETGKIQFYVQKTEVGEQEYEIFKNLSVGDFIGIEGHLFLTQTGELTLRAHKYTVLSKNIRPLPEKFHGLTDVEMRYRQRYVDLVMNENVMNTMKTRFEIIRYIRRYLENKNFIEVETPMLHPVAGGAAAKPFVTFHNALDQEMYLRIAPELYLKRLLVGGFEKVFEINRSFRNEGISIKHNPEFTMMELYQAYADYNVMMDITEDLISSLCMHIHNKYEIEYDGQMINMAKPWRRVTMQEIVMEKTGFNIDEIKTDEDAVEFAKKLGVELESNKNYTKYGILNLLFEEKVEHTIVNPTFITKYPKEISPLSKNTKGSEDWVDRFELFITGREYGNAYSELNDPREQKARFEDQVNKKKSGDDEACDMDYDYIRALEYAMPPAGGLGIGLDRLCMLLTNSQSIRDVILFPTLKKEKHFD, encoded by the coding sequence ATGCCTAAAGATGTGGAAACAACACAAAATACAAGTTATATAATGTCGGAAAAAATAAAAAAAGTTGAAGAACTAAAAGCTATGGATATTGAGCCATACGGTAGATATTTTGATAAAAAAGATAATGTTATTGATATTTTAAATTATGGAAAAGCTTCAGATAAAGTATTTGTTACAGCAGGTCGTATAGTATCATATAGAAGAATGGGTAAAAATGGTTTTGCTCATTTAAAAGATGAAACTGGTAAAATACAATTTTATGTACAAAAAACAGAAGTTGGAGAACAAGAATACGAGATATTTAAAAACTTAAGTGTTGGTGATTTCATTGGTATAGAAGGGCACTTATTTTTAACACAAACAGGAGAATTAACATTAAGAGCACATAAATATACAGTATTATCTAAAAATATACGTCCATTACCTGAAAAATTTCATGGTTTGACAGATGTTGAAATGAGATATAGACAAAGATATGTAGATCTTGTAATGAATGAAAATGTTATGAACACAATGAAAACAAGATTTGAAATTATCAGATATATTAGAAGATACTTAGAAAATAAAAACTTTATTGAAGTTGAAACACCAATGTTGCATCCTGTTGCAGGAGGAGCTGCTGCAAAACCTTTTGTAACGTTTCATAATGCTTTAGATCAAGAAATGTATTTAAGAATAGCACCTGAGCTATATCTAAAAAGATTATTAGTTGGTGGGTTTGAAAAGGTTTTTGAAATAAATAGAAGTTTTAGAAATGAAGGTATTTCAATTAAACATAATCCTGAGTTTACAATGATGGAATTATATCAAGCATATGCAGATTATAACGTGATGATGGATATTACGGAAGATTTAATTTCAAGTTTATGTATGCATATACATAATAAATATGAAATAGAATATGATGGTCAAATGATAAATATGGCTAAACCATGGAGAAGAGTAACTATGCAAGAAATAGTTATGGAAAAAACAGGATTTAATATTGATGAAATTAAAACTGATGAAGACGCTGTTGAATTTGCTAAAAAATTAGGTGTTGAGTTAGAAAGCAATAAGAACTATACAAAATATGGTATTTTAAATTTATTATTTGAAGAAAAAGTAGAACACACAATAGTAAATCCAACATTTATAACTAAATATCCAAAAGAAATATCACCTCTTTCAAAAAATACAAAGGGAAGTGAAGATTGGGTAGATAGATTTGAATTATTTATTACTGGAAGAGAATATGGAAATGCGTATTCTGAATTAAATGATCCTAGAGAACAAAAAGCAAGATTTGAAGATCAAGTTAATAAGAAAAAATCAGGAGATGACGAAGCTTGCGATATGGATTATGACTATATACGTGCATTAGAATATGCTATGCCGCCTGCTGGTGGACTTGGAATAGGACTTGATAGACTTTGTATGTTACTTACAAACTCACAATCAATAAGAGATGTAATCTTATTCCCAACATTAAAAAAAGAAAAACATTTTGATTAA